One Ornithorhynchus anatinus isolate Pmale09 chromosome 2, mOrnAna1.pri.v4, whole genome shotgun sequence DNA segment encodes these proteins:
- the MTRF1L gene encoding peptide chain release factor 1-like, mitochondrial isoform X2, whose protein sequence is MLFTAEMFDMYEQYAAYKKWHFETLEYFPSEIGGLRHATASIGGHEAYKHLKFEGGVHRVQRVPKTERQGRTHTSTMTVAVLPQPTEINLVIHPKDLRIETKRASGAGGQHVNTTDSAVRIVHVPTGIASECQQERSQLKNREMAMKKLRAKLYSIQLEEETSKRYSARKIQIGTKGRSEKIRTYNFSQDRVTDHRISKSFHDIESFMLGERLLDELIHSLKEYSDYEALAEMISEKT, encoded by the exons ATGCTGTTTACTGCCGAGATGTTTGATATGTACGAGCAGTACGCAGCCTATAAAAAGTGGCATTTTGAAACACTGGAATACTTTCCCAGTGAAATAG GTGGCCTTCGCCATGCAACTGCCAGCATTGGAGGTCATGAAGCGTACAAGCACCTGAAGTTTGAAGGCGGTGTGCATCGCGTGCAGCGAGTGCCCAAGACCGAAAGGCAAGGCCGTACGCATACAAGCACGATGACCGTCGCGGTATTGCCCCAGCCCACTGAG ATTAATTTAGTTATACATCCTAAAGATTTACGGATTGAGACCAAGAGGGCTAGTGGAGCTGGGGGTCAGCATGTGAATACCACTGACAGTGCTGTCCGGATAGTTCACGTTCCAACAG GCATTGCTTCTGAATGCCAGCAAGAGAGATCTCAGCTGAAAAACCGGGAGATGGCTATGAAAAAGCTACGTGCAAAGCTATACAGTATTCAGCTGGAAGAGGAGACAAGCAAAAGATACAGTGCTAGAAAAATTCAG ATTGGAACCAAAGGAAGATCAGAGAAGATCAGAACCTACAACTTTTCACAGGATAGAGTTACTGACCACAGAATAAGTAAATCATTCCATGACATTGAAAGTTTCATGCTGGGAGAGCGACTATTAGATGAACTAATACATTCACTGAAGGAATATTCAGATTATGAAGCTTTAGCTGAAATGATTTCAGAGAAGACATAA